The sequence below is a genomic window from bacterium.
TCTGGTCCCGCTTGCCTACAGCCCTCTTCACCAAAGAGTCACTATATATTTCATGTAATTTCCATTTATTGGGTTGCAATCTGGAATGACGGTAGCTAGGGTCAAAACATGAGCATTGAGGTGATCGCTCAGATGGCGACAATGGCGTTGGCCGTGCTCGCCATCATCTGGCATCAGCAACGGTCTACCGACAAGCTCCGCGACGACTTCAGCCAAGCCACCGACAAGCTCCGCGACGACTTCAGCCAAGCCACCGACAAGCTCCAGACGGGACTAGCAGCGAACGGACAGCGGTTAGCCCGCATTGAAGGGTTTCTCGGCATTGGCATGCCGACGGCAGTCGCCGACAAGGCCGCAGGTGCAGAGGTAGCACATCCGCCCACCCCTGGCTGAGCCAACCTCCCAATTGCTGGCCAAAATAGAGGCGTGTCCCCAAATCGCTCAGGATCGGCAGTTGCTGTGAAGAGGCGACGGATTGCCGTCGTGGGAGCCGGGTGGACCGGGGCGGTGGCCGGACGCCTGCTTACCGATGCTGGATTCGCCGTGGAGGTGATGGAGAAGACCAGAGTGGTGGGCGGACACTCTCGGGCCGAGACCATGAACGGGGTGGTGTACGAGCCCAACGGCGCCCACATCTTTCACACATCAAACGAGGCGGTGAATGAGTTCGTAAACGCCCACGGCCTCACCCGGCCCTACGACCACAAGGTGCTCACCGAGGTGCATCTGTCGCCCGACGATGACGACCATGAGAGCCGCCTGCTGTCGTGGCCTCCCCAAGTCTCAGAGCTGAGAGAACTGCCCATTTGGCCGACGGTGGAGCGTGAGCTGGCCTCCCTCCCTTCGCAGCCCACCGGCGACAACTTCGAGGACTACGTGGTCTCGATGATGGGCCGCACCCTCTACGACCTCTTCATCCGGGATTACACCGCCAAGCAATGGGGCCGACCGGCCATCGAGCTGTCAGCCCGATTCGCCCCCAAGCGGGTGGAGCTGCGCGATGACGGCCACCGAGGACTGTTCCGAGACCGCTGGCAGTATTTCCCTCCCAACGGCATCAACGAGGTAATCGAGTCGGTGCTGTCCACCGTGGCGGTCACGCTGAACACCGAGATCACCACCGACGACGCCGACCGCCTCGGCCAAGACTACGACGCGGTGGTCATCACCGCGGCGCTGGACGACTTCGCCCGCTGCCCCGGCGAGCTGGAGTGGCGGGGCATCGAGATGGTGTCCCAACACCACGCCACCGATGAACCCGGCGGTGTTGTCACCCCGGCCTATGTAACCAATCGCCCGTCGATGCGGGTGCCCCACACCCGCACGGTGGAGACCAAGCATGCCACCGGACAGCAGATCGGGGGCACGGTGGTCAGCGAGGAGATGCCCGGCGCTCCCCGGCGCCACTACCCGGTGCTGACTGCCGACGGCACCAACGAGCGCCGCAACGCCGAGTTGGCCGACAAGATCGCCGGCTGCTTCGACATCCCGGTGTACTTCGCCGGGCGGCTGGCCACCTATCGCTACATCAACCAGGACGAGGCCATCGCCGACGCCATGGCAGTAGCCGACCGGGTGGCCAAAGAGCTCTCGGGATAGCCGATCATGGTTGATACAACATCACAGGGCTGGCGCTTCTGGATTGATCGGGGGGGCACGTTCACCGATGTGGTGGCCCAGCAGCCCGACGGGGAGATCGTTACCTCCAAGCTGCTGTCGAAGAGCCACCGGTATCGCGACGCCGCGGTAGAGGCCATCCGGACCCTGCTGGAGCTGGCCCCCGGCCACCCCATCCCGTCGGACCAGGTGGCCGAGGTGAAGATGGGCACCACGGTGGCCACCAACGCCTTGCTGGAACGTCAGGGCGAGCCCACTGTTCTGATCACCACCAAGGGTTTCGCCGACGCCCTTCGCATCGGCTACCAAACCCGGCCCGACCTTTTCGCCCTCGACATCGTGCTGCCCGACATGGTGTACAGCCAGGTTGTGGCAGTGAGTGAGCGGGTACGGGCCGACGGCACCGTGGAGCGACCCCTAGACGAGGACGACGCCCGCCGACAACTGGCGGCGACTTACCAGGCCGGACTGCGATCGGCCGCCATCGTGCTGCTGCACGGCTACCGCTACCCCGAGCACGAAGCCCGCCTGGTGGAAGTCGCCGCCCAAGTGGGTTTCGAGCACATCTCAGCCAGCCACCAGGTCAACCCGCTCATCCGCATCGTGCCCCGAGGTGACACCACGGTGGCCGACGCCTACCTGACCCCGGTACTGCACCGTCACATCCAGACCGTGCAAGACCAACTCGACACATCGCTCCTGTTCATGCAGTCCAATGGAGGCCTGGCCCACCCCCATCACTTCCGGGGCAAGGACGCGTTGCTGTCCGGCCCGGCCGGCGGGGTCGTGGGCATGGCCCGCACCGGGGAGGCCGCGGGGCACGGCCGGCTGATCGGCTTCGACATGGGCGGCACTTCTACCGATGTGTCGCACTACGACGGCCGTTTCGAGCGCACCACCGACGCCGTCGTTGCCGGTGTCCGTGTGCGAGCGCCCATGATCCTGATCCACACCGTGGCTGCCGGCGGAGGGTCGATCCTTTCCTTCGGCGGCAGCCGCTTCCGGGTGGGTCCTGACTCGGCCGGGGCCGAGCCCGGCCCGGCCTGCTACGGCAACGGCGGTCCTCTCACCGTGACCGACGCCAATGTCGTCCTCGGCCGCCTGCACCCTGACCACTTCCCGGCGGTGTTCGGCACCGGCGGCGACCAGCCTCTCGACACCGCCGCGGCCCAGACCGCGTTCGCCAATCTGGCCGCGGCCATCACCGACGCCACCGGACAGCCGTGGACCCCAGAGAGAGCTGCCAAGGGGTTCTTGGATGTGGCGGTTCAGAACATGGCCAACGCCATCAAGACCATCTCGGTGCAGCAGGGCCATGACGTGAGCGCCTACACGCTGGCCTGCTTCGGAGGGGCCGGGGGCCAACACGCCTGCCGGGTGGCCGACGAGTTGGGCATGTCCACCGTGTTGATCCATCCTCACGCCGGCGTGCTCTCGGCGCTGGGCATCGGCCTAGCCGACGTGCGTTCGGTAACCGAGCGGGCGGTGGGCCAGCCGCTCACCGAAGAGTTGCTGACGACGATCGCCCACGAAATTGGCGAATTGGCCGCCGCGGCCTACACCGAGGTGGGCGCCGACCTAGCCCACTCGCAGATCCACATCGAGGCCGGCTACTTCCTGCGCTACGAGGGATCCGACACCGCGCTCGAAGTCACCGCCGACGACTACTTGCCGGTGATCACCGCCTTCGAGAATCTGCACCGGACCCGCTTCGGATTCGCCTCCCCCGAGACGCCGATCGTGCTGGAGTCGATCCAAGTTGAGGCCATCGGCCGCCGCGGCCTCTCGGAGACCCTGGCCGACCAGCCTGCCGCGGCTGCCCCAGGGCCTTCCGACGATCCCGCCCCCCGGGCCCGCCACCTGGCCAGTTTCGAGGGGCAGACCCTCGACACCCCCTTCTACGACCGGGCCGATCTGGTCTCTGGCGCAGCCGTGGACGGTCCCGCGGTCGTCGTGGACCCCCACTCCACCACGGTGGTGGAGCCGGGCTGGGCCGCAGCGGTTGCCCCCGGCGGCGAACTGGTGTTGAACCGGGTCGTGCCCCGACCAGAGGCCGCGGTGGGCACCCACGCCGACCCGGTGATGCTGGAGATCTTCAACAACCTCTTCATGAACGTGGCCGAACAGATGGGGGTGGCCCTGGAGAACACCGCCGCTTCGGTGAACATCAAGGAGCGACTGGACTTCTCCTGCGCCATCTTCGACCCCAACGGCGAGCTGATCGCCAACGCCCCCCACATGCCGGTGCATCTGGGGTCGATGGACATGGCGGTCAAAGCCATCATCGCCCGCCATCCAAACATGGCGCCCGGCGACGCCTTCATCACCAACGCCCCCTACAACGGCGGCACCCATCTGCCCGATGTAACCGTGGTCATGCCGGTGTTCGATGCCGACGGTGTCGAGGTTTTGTTCTTCACCGCGTCCCGAGGTCACCACGCCGACATCGGCGGCAGTGTCCCCGGATCAGCCCCGGCCCATGCGTCCAACATCGCCGAAGAGGGAGTGCTGTTCGACGGCGAGGTGCTGGCCCGAACTGGGCGGTTCCAAGAATCGGAGATTCGGGCCATGCTCACCGGCGCCGAATGGCCAGCCCGCAACCCCGACACCAACCTCGCCGACATCAAGGCGCAGCTGGCCGCCTGCCAGAAGGGGGCCGTCTCCCTGGGTGGGGTGATCGACTACTACAGCTTGGCCACAGTCCACGCCTACATGGACCATGTCCGAGCCAACGCCGCCGAATCAGTCCGCCGCTTGATCGACCGCTTGGAAGACGCCTCGTTTGCCGCCAGCTTTGACGACGGCGCCCAGGTGTCGGTGGCCTTACGGGTCGATCACGACCGCCGTGCGCTGACCGTCGACTTCACCGGCACCAGCGACCAGCACCCGGGGAACTTCAACGCTCCCCAACCGGTGTGTCGGGCCGCGGTGCTGTACGTGCTGCGCTGTTTGGTGGACGACAACATCCCGCTCAACAGCGGCTGCCTGGAGCCGGTGGAGCTGATTATGCCGTCACCCAGCATGATCAGCCCGGTGGAGCCCGCCGCAGTATTCGCCGGCAATGTGGAAACCTCCCAGCTCATCGTGGACACCCTGTTCGGCGCCGTGGGCTCAGTGGCCGCCTCACAGGGAACCATGAACAACGTGATATGGGGCAACGAACGCCACCAGTACTACGAGACCGTGTGCGGCGGTGCCGGGGCCACCGCCCGGCGCCACGGCTGCGACGCCGTCCACACCGGTATGACCAACGCCCGGCTCACCGACCCCGAGGTGTTGGAGCAGCGCCATCCCGTGGTGGTGGAGGACTTTGCTATCCGTCGGGGCAGCGGGGGCGCGGGCCAACGTCAGGGCGGCGACGGCGTGGTGCGGCGTACCCGATTCGAGGAGCCCATGAGCCTCAACGTGCTGTCATCTCGGCGGGACATCGCCCCTTACGGCATCAAGGGAGGCTGGCCCGGCGAGGTCGGAGTCAACCGTGTCCTGCGGGCGGACGGCACCGTGGAGAACTATCCCGGCGTGTTCCGCACCGAGGTGCAGCCCGGCGACCGGCTAGAGATCGCCACACCGGGCGGAGGCGGCTACGGCCCGCCTGAAGAGGAGCGCTGAGCGGCCAGGCGGACGCCCTCCACGATGCTGGTGTAGCCGGTGCAGCGGCACAGGGTGCCGGCCAAGAACTCCCGGATTTCCCCGTCTGTGGGCTCGGCGGCGCCGACGGGCCGATCGGCCAGCCAGGCCACGGTGGACATGATGATGCCCGGCGTGCAGAAGCCGCATTGAAAGCTCATGGCGTCGGCAAACGCCTGCTGCACCGGGCCCAGCACCGGGTTGCCGGGGTCTGTCGTGTCGACCAGGCCCTCGATGGTGGACACCTCGCAGCCGTCAGCTTGTACGGCCAGGATGAGGCATGACCGCACCGCGGCGCCGTCCACTAGTACCGTGCACGTCCCGCACACCCCGTGCTCGCACCCCAAGTGGGTGCCGGTGAGCCCGCACTGGCGGCGCAAGAAGTCGGCCAGCGTGGTGCGGGTCTCGGCTTCGGCGGCGTACTCAGTCCCGTTGGCCCGCAACTGGACC
It includes:
- a CDS encoding NAD(P)-binding protein; its protein translation is MKRRRIAVVGAGWTGAVAGRLLTDAGFAVEVMEKTRVVGGHSRAETMNGVVYEPNGAHIFHTSNEAVNEFVNAHGLTRPYDHKVLTEVHLSPDDDDHESRLLSWPPQVSELRELPIWPTVERELASLPSQPTGDNFEDYVVSMMGRTLYDLFIRDYTAKQWGRPAIELSARFAPKRVELRDDGHRGLFRDRWQYFPPNGINEVIESVLSTVAVTLNTEITTDDADRLGQDYDAVVITAALDDFARCPGELEWRGIEMVSQHHATDEPGGVVTPAYVTNRPSMRVPHTRTVETKHATGQQIGGTVVSEEMPGAPRRHYPVLTADGTNERRNAELADKIAGCFDIPVYFAGRLATYRYINQDEAIADAMAVADRVAKELSG
- a CDS encoding hydantoinase B/oxoprolinase family protein, encoding MVDTTSQGWRFWIDRGGTFTDVVAQQPDGEIVTSKLLSKSHRYRDAAVEAIRTLLELAPGHPIPSDQVAEVKMGTTVATNALLERQGEPTVLITTKGFADALRIGYQTRPDLFALDIVLPDMVYSQVVAVSERVRADGTVERPLDEDDARRQLAATYQAGLRSAAIVLLHGYRYPEHEARLVEVAAQVGFEHISASHQVNPLIRIVPRGDTTVADAYLTPVLHRHIQTVQDQLDTSLLFMQSNGGLAHPHHFRGKDALLSGPAGGVVGMARTGEAAGHGRLIGFDMGGTSTDVSHYDGRFERTTDAVVAGVRVRAPMILIHTVAAGGGSILSFGGSRFRVGPDSAGAEPGPACYGNGGPLTVTDANVVLGRLHPDHFPAVFGTGGDQPLDTAAAQTAFANLAAAITDATGQPWTPERAAKGFLDVAVQNMANAIKTISVQQGHDVSAYTLACFGGAGGQHACRVADELGMSTVLIHPHAGVLSALGIGLADVRSVTERAVGQPLTEELLTTIAHEIGELAAAAYTEVGADLAHSQIHIEAGYFLRYEGSDTALEVTADDYLPVITAFENLHRTRFGFASPETPIVLESIQVEAIGRRGLSETLADQPAAAAPGPSDDPAPRARHLASFEGQTLDTPFYDRADLVSGAAVDGPAVVVDPHSTTVVEPGWAAAVAPGGELVLNRVVPRPEAAVGTHADPVMLEIFNNLFMNVAEQMGVALENTAASVNIKERLDFSCAIFDPNGELIANAPHMPVHLGSMDMAVKAIIARHPNMAPGDAFITNAPYNGGTHLPDVTVVMPVFDADGVEVLFFTASRGHHADIGGSVPGSAPAHASNIAEEGVLFDGEVLARTGRFQESEIRAMLTGAEWPARNPDTNLADIKAQLAACQKGAVSLGGVIDYYSLATVHAYMDHVRANAAESVRRLIDRLEDASFAASFDDGAQVSVALRVDHDRRALTVDFTGTSDQHPGNFNAPQPVCRAAVLYVLRCLVDDNIPLNSGCLEPVELIMPSPSMISPVEPAAVFAGNVETSQLIVDTLFGAVGSVAASQGTMNNVIWGNERHQYYETVCGGAGATARRHGCDAVHTGMTNARLTDPEVLEQRHPVVVEDFAIRRGSGGAGQRQGGDGVVRRTRFEEPMSLNVLSSRRDIAPYGIKGGWPGEVGVNRVLRADGTVENYPGVFRTEVQPGDRLEIATPGGGGYGPPEEER
- a CDS encoding (2Fe-2S)-binding protein; its protein translation is MSPMRTVQLRANGTEYAAEAETRTTLADFLRRQCGLTGTHLGCEHGVCGTCTVLVDGAAVRSCLILAVQADGCEVSTIEGLVDTTDPGNPVLGPVQQAFADAMSFQCGFCTPGIIMSTVAWLADRPVGAAEPTDGEIREFLAGTLCRCTGYTSIVEGVRLAAQRSSSGGP